Proteins from a genomic interval of Crassostrea angulata isolate pt1a10 chromosome 7, ASM2561291v2, whole genome shotgun sequence:
- the LOC128155737 gene encoding innexin unc-9-like, translating to MTGFFKNALFHFNKVHHIDKSFGFFRRAEPKGSVLGTQNTGTMAIWTHHEDVLGPAGVYKRPFTDDNYVDRMSYYYTNMFLLFYIMFSVSEEWFEFPVKCFCPNTFTDEEAIYATHVCWVEKMYFVPWNSTIPSDYDIRQLEMQIQYYQYVPVACMLMSALFYLPRLIWKQCTNSSGLKLKKLIELARSYQLEDANVLQLNELKYQYGLITTDPYSDERRKDVVRTLTEYIDLYCSKAESYRAGLFPKIRERFGTLCYLGIGRHYGNFFPALQLGIRILYFLNALGHLWFLNSFIGNDFAFYGYEVVKRFFNGEENYIGTSRFPIVTLCDLEIRRMFTFYRYTIQCVVPINIFNEKFFLFLWCWLVVLSVCSLFNLFITFVKFVTPFTNISFLKKYLAMNGIYSRGDKSMKIPILRFYNHLKQDGVFILRLLAKTTNTVVVFEVVRELWEKFRERELDEFDTKVEKNNNMKFPHVNGVVRFQNTVIHNGYGLLAHCSERDLVRRFPRETLV from the exons ATGACAGGATTCTTTAAAAATGCGTTGTTCCATTTCAATAAAGTTCACCACATTGATAAGAGTTTTGGATTTTTCCGACGAGCAGAACCTAAAGGTTCGGTACTTGGTACACAGAACACAGGAACAATGGCGATTTGGACTCA CCATGAAGATGTCCTTGGACCCGCTGGTGTATACAAGCGGCCCTTCACAGACGACAACTACGTGGACCGGATGAGCTATTACTACACCAACATGTTCCTGCTCTTCTACATCATGTTCTCCGTCTCCGAAGAGTGGTTCGAATTCCCGGTCAAGTGTTTCTGTCCCAACACCTTCACGGACGAGGAGGCCATTTATGCCACCCACGTGTGCTGGGTGGAGAAGATGTACTTCGTTCCGTGGAACAGTACCATTCCGAGTGATTACGACATCCGACAACTGGAAATGCAGATCCAGTATTACCAGTATGTTCCAGTTGCCTGCATGTTGATGTCGGCGCTGTTTTATCTACCTAGACTGATATGGAAGCAATGTACAAACTCGAGTGGACTGAAGCTAAAAAAGTTGATAGAACTGGCGAGGTCTTATCAGCTGGAGGATGCCAATGTCTTGCAGTTGAATGAACTCAAGTATCAGTATGGCCTCATAACCACAGATCCATACAGTGACGAGCGGAGAAAGGATGTCGTAAGGACCCTGACAGAGTATATAGACTTATATTGCTCCAAAGCTGAATCCTATAGGGCTGGTTTATTTCCAAAAATAAGGGAACGATTTGGGACCCTGTGTTATCTTGGAATAGGAAGGCACTACGGGAACTTTTTTCCGGCGCTTCAATTGGGTATTCGCATTCTATACTTTCTGAACGCATTAGGTCACCTATGGTTTCTGAATTCTTTCATTGGGAATGACTTTGCTTTCTATGGATATGAAGTCGTGAAGAGATTCTTCAACGGAGAGGAAAACTACATTGGAACTTCACGGTTCCCAATTGTCACGCTTTGTGATTTGGAGATCAGACGAATGTTCACATTTTACAGATACACTATACAGTGTGTGGTTCCAATCAATATCTTCAACGAGAAGTTCTTTCTGTTTCTTTGGTGTTGGCTGGTGGTCCTGTCTGTTTGTTCTCTTTTTAACCTCTTCATTACGTTTGTAAAGTTTGTTACCCCTTTTACGAACATATCGTTCTTGAAAAAATACCTTGCAATGAATGGAATTTATTCTAGAGGCGACAAGTCGATGAAGATTCCCATACTAAGGTTTTACAACCATTTGAAGCAAGatggtgtttttattttacgCCTGTTAGCAAAGACAACGAATACAGTTGTGGTATTTGAAGTTGTCAGAGAATTATGGGAAAAATTTCGGGAGAGAGAACTAGACGAGTTTGACACAAAAGTagagaaaaataataacatgAAATTTCCCCACGTGAATGGCGTCGTTCGATTCCAAAATACGGTCATACATAACGGATATGGATTGCTTGCGCATTGCTCAGAAAGAGATCTGGTCAGGAGATTTCCACGGGAAACTTTAGTTTAA